One Vicia villosa cultivar HV-30 ecotype Madison, WI linkage group LG5, Vvil1.0, whole genome shotgun sequence genomic window, GGTTGGGTCAAGCAAGCAAGAAACAGAGCTATTTCTGAGCAGGCTGTACTTTTTCTTCAATCCTATGCCAATTCCATTAGCCTTTCATAATCCTCAAATTTTGATTATTTACAAGACTCTGTTGATTTAATACTTAAAGTTGCAGAGATTATTTGGTTCCTGGTTCCGCCTAGGATGCCAACGGGATTTGACTTGACCCACAAGCAAAAAAGTTAGCCTTTTACTTTCATACCAGCTGAAATTTGTTGATTCTGTGATATCTATGTAACTCCACTGGCCTTTGGGGTTTGGACCAAAGTGATATCATTAGGCTCTGTATATTTTTCTCCCTCACAAATGATTACAATGTTCCATTGCTTATAATGAAAATTTCAATAATACAGGCGACAAGGACAAGGTTGGACCTCAAATGCCACCAATGCTCTCTTGAGCTGTTGTAATTACTGAGCTTTTCCACCTGCAAAATGTTACTAGCGTGGTTACATTCATTTTCCGGTTAATATTAGTGGTTGGTTAGGTTTTCGGTTGGATGGATTTTTGTTTTTTAGATCAAGGCATTGCTCATGATCACCTACAAAGACTAATCTTTCGAGTTAATCTGAAATCTGTTTGTGAGAATAGTCTTATCTGAAATTTTTTCATATACACTGAGCACCTAAGTATTCACTATCATGTTGATTAAGTGTGTGATAGAGTTTTCCCATTTTTGAGTTGCAAGCTTAGAGTGTTTCATCAGACATTTTAGTCAGCTCataatttattgatttaattataaatttatcaaATCAAAATATAGGTGTTTAATAAATGACATTGTACTTGTCAAATAAATAAGGGTTAATTGTACGATCCCCCCCTACcattagggcgagatttggtTTCACCCCCCTTAAGATATTTTTTTAGTAACGCACCCTTGTAAAACCTGTAAACCCTTTTCACCACACCCTTTTACCAACACCTGCTGACTGTGTATTATTTAATGCTGACTGTGTATCATTCAAACTCAGCTTTCTTCTTCACCGTTTCTAGGTTATATTTCTCCCAAATCAATTCTTCCTACATGCGGCGCCCCTAAACCTCCATAGCTCCAATACTCTTCTTCATCGGTGTGTTTCTGCAACTTTCATTCCCAAATCGTTCTTCTACAGCCTTCTTATTCGTAGACCCAATTGATCATGGTGGGAAGCAGCTCTCGAGGAAGCAGTGTTGATTCAGTGTCCCATCAAGTGTTGCCCAGATGCGGCTGTGATAGACCCATGAAGATGTGGGTCTCCAACACAGTTCAAAACCGGAATCGAAAGTTCTGGAAATGTCGCAATGCTGGGGTAAGTATGTTGGAAATGATTTGTTCTGCGTTTttttatgtgtgtttgtgttagtaATTATGCAAATCGTGTTCTGTAGACTGGCAATAGTTGCGAATTGTTCTTATGGGATGATGAAAATGGAGACTCCATGAAAGACAATACAGTGATTCATCCATGTTGCAAGAAGTGTGAGGTACTTCAAATTCAGTTGGAATCAGTGACAAAGAAAGTGGTGAAATTGAAGATTAAGCTTGAAGCCCAGAAAAGGAAAACTTTGCAGCTCCAGATTGCTATATTTATGTGTTGTTTGATAGTTGGTTTATTGTATAATTTCATGTAATGAAAGCAATAAGTATGACATTGTGAATTTTGGTGTCAGTAATAGGTTAATTATCTATGTATTTTGAGTCAAGGTGGTTCTGTGCATTTTGATCTAGGTTGGTTCTATGTACTTTGAAAAGAATGTTGGTTCTATGTAGTTTGAAAAGAATGGAAAGAAATATTGTTTGACATTTGTTGTGTTATATAAAGCATATTGTTATCATTAATAGATGTCACAGATTGTATCCATTACAAGTTAGTGTAATTAACTGCTAAAACAAAGCACAAACATGTGTGCATAACAGACTAACCAAAAGCACAAACATGTGTGCATAAAAGACTAACCAAAAGCACAAACATGTGTGCATAACAGACTAACAAAAAGCACAAACATGTGTGCACAAAACACTATCCAAAAAACACTAACAACCGTCATAGCATGTCATAACATAAAAAGCACCAACAGATGTGCATATCATTGTGCATAACATAATCAACTAATGAGATCCTgaattgacttcttcttcacaGTCTTCTTTGGAGTCTTTTTAGGGGTACCCTTTGGAACCTGCTTCTTTGGAACCtgctcttcttcttcatcttctgtaAAACAGAAAGGCTCTTCAGGTTTAGATCCAGGACCTGTAAatggttttggttttttaaaccaaTTCTCTTTAATTCTCTCACTACACCTCTTTCGCAATGGTTTGAATTCTTGCTTCACCTTCCCCTTGCCTTTGTCTATGCTTTGCTTCACCTTCCCCTTGCCTTTGTCTATGCTACTTGTTGAGCCTATAGTTGTTCTTGTTTGTACACTTATGTCGGGTAGACTTGCAATCATGGCATCACTTATATCCCCAAACAATGAATCTTCGACAACAGAATTAGTAACCTCATTTGCACCATCAGGTTGAGTCTCTGTAGCACCATGTTGAGCAGATGTAGCATCCCCATCAGTTGTAGCACCAGGTTGGGTAGATGTAGCATCCCCATCAGTTGTAGCACCAGGCTGAGTAGATGTAGCAGCACAAGGTTTTTTCTTCTTCTGTAAGATAGTTTGCACAACATAATAAACATACAaggataaaaatatatgaatacaTGATTAACATACAAAGATAATACTAACATACCTTTCTTTTCAAGGCATTAGGATCTTGTTTCTTGCTCTTGCATGACTTTACGTTATGTCCAATCTTGTCACACCTAGTACATCTATATGAAACCCCTGGTAACCTTCTTCTAGCTCCTTCCTCCCCCGTCTCTCTAATTCTTAGCTTTCTTGGTCTACCAGGCCCTTTTTTATATGTAGGAGGTAAGAGCTCTTCAGTTTCAACCTCGGGCCACATATCACGTCCATTTATAGGGCTAACAGCAAATCCATAGCAAAGGGCATACTTATCCCTTGTGTAACATTCATGAACAAACAGTTCTGGGTTCTGGTTCCTAAATCCCAATGCAGCCACAGCATGCCTACAGGGAATACCAACTAACTCCCAGAAGTTACAACTGCAGGACCTTTTTCCTATATCAACTATGAATTCCTGATTATTATAAGCATGAGTCACCTGAAATTGTTCACCCATAGCCCAAGTTGGCAGCCAAAGCCCACTCAAAGCAACCTCAGAATCTAGTCTTTTCCTAGGAATTGGCATCACTTTGTGTGGCCACTTATCAAGTTTCAAGGTAGCATTACTACACCTATTCATCAGATATTTTCTAATCCACTCACACATTGTCAAAATTGGTTTATCTCTAGCAATTAGAATTGTGGCATTAAAAGATTCAGCTATGTTGTTCATCAATACATCACACCTAGGGAAGAAACTAAATGCATGCATATCTCCACAGATCAGCATATTGTTTATCTGCATCTCCTTCTATGATTTGTTTTGCAATCATCTTAGCCTTCCATGCTCTTGCCACTGTTATGCCAACTGAATAGTTTTGCCTCATGTCTTGAATGATGTCACAGATCCGGACTTTATCAGAAGTTTGCATTTTCTTGACCACAGCCTTGGCAACCCACTTGGAATTGGCAGTTTTGTTATCcaaaaccctagcacatgtgtgggTGTCCTTTATAGTCTTAATGGCAAAAGTGTGTTTATGGCCCACCTTTGAACAAAGCATTAAAAAACCACACTTGGCCTTACATTCTACCCTCACtctatacccctcattttttacaaaatttatttCCCTCCCATTCAAAACAGTCCACTCACGAATAGCTTCCCTAAAGTCATCTAGGGAGTTGAACTCCATACCCCACTTAAACTTATAATCCTTATTTAATTCCTCTTTTTTAAACTTCTCAAACCTTGGCCCTTTTTCGTCTTCAGAGTTATCAGGATCAGAGCTCAATAAATCTTCACTAGCATACTCTTCATCATCACACTTCTTCTTATTTGGATATGTTAACAACCCTGCTATGACTGGACCCTCACTAAGTGGTATAGTGTCATCAATACCATCAAAACCATCAGCTATAGCAGTCGTCCTTTCATCCTCGCTATCGTTCAACCCTTCAACAATCTCTTCATCACTATCCTCCTCTAACTCAGACACAAAGTTTTGATTGCTCCCAGTTACACTTATGCACGCAGCGTGTTCAACACACAGTACCCCATCAACTTGCATCGCACAACAATATGCACCAAAATCATACGCATCATCATCACTCCTAATCTGAAAGTAGTTGCTATCAATGTCAGTGATTTTCGTCCACACTTTGTAAGAACCTTCTAAGTAACCCCACCCAGAAATTAGGTTTTGAATGCGCTTAAGGGTCCACAAATCTAATTGTTCCCCAGAAATCAAAGTTGATGAACCACCCCTGTAAATCGTTTCACCATTACTACGTTGAATGAACTCTCCACCGTGACAAATAACGGCGTTAAACCTTCCGTTTCTCTGCAGGTTGTTCACAACatttaaaacaacaaaataaacatGCATGTTATAAACAAGTTGCAGATATGCTCTTTTGAACTAACCTGAGACGATTCCACCGTTGCTTCGCCGTTCCCAGCCTTCGCGTCATCTTCTCCGTTCGTCTTGTCCACACCCATGGCAATAGAAATGAAACCTAAGTTTTACGGGGGTGAAACTGAATGGTTTCTAAACATGTAAGTGGAATTATATCACACAATGGTATTTTATAAATTCAATTGCCACCTGGACCAGTTTGAATGATACACAGTCAGCATTAAATAATACACAGTCAGCAGGTGTTGGTAAAAGGGTGTGGTGAAAAGGGTTTACAGGTTTTACAAAGGTGCGTTACTAAAAAAATATCTTAAGGGGGGTGAAaccaaatctcgccctaatgGTAGGGGGGGATCGTACAATTAacccaataaataataaaagagaaGGTATTTATTTGTAGCTATCCTTGGATTGGATTGTTGAAAAAATTATACATAATTTTTCATATTCTAGCTGTCTAATGAAAATAGTTACTAGTATATAGCCAATGAAGGAGTATATAATGCCAAtggaaaaaacaaaattattactaatttgatatatttttttttctaaacatTGCACATGAAGCAATCCAACTAAGGAACACCCTTGGTGACTGGctttaaataaaaatagtatttaaaaggGAAACAGTGGTTGTTTGGTTTCAATCATTTAATCATATCATAGACCACAATCTCAATCACTAGCGGTGCCATATCAACTTCTCTTAGTTAATATTTTGGGAATGAAAATAAACCTCTcttcttataataaaaaataaaaaatattgtctAGCGTAGCTTGTTAACATGTTCTATATaatctttattatatatttattatacatagcataaacaaaaaaaaaactgtttaatgcagcatttatttgtattttattaacaataaaaaaaaaaacaactaactGGTGTTTTTTAGCTAGCtgaaatgtcataatcatcatgaGAATAAAAACAGCAAATGCCTACGGCGTGCATCTGCAAATAACATGGCTTGCTGCTTCATTTGATtgcataattaattttatatctaAAAATTAGTAGCTAATACAGCTTGTCCAATTACATAATTaatgttaattgtttttttacaCCGATATGAAAATAGATAGCTTTTGTTTTATGTTGTCGTTTTAAGATGTAAAAAGTTCTAACTTAACATTATTTACCATCATCAAGACATCAACCCTTCGATTCAGTAAGGAACAGAACAtgttataaaaaaatcaataaggAAAAGCTCATAAACTTGTTacataattaatcaattaatttattaaggtaatatttaaATGGCTTTCTGGTTAGTTAGGCTTGGCGATAGTAACGAGCTCGGCTCAAACCCAAACTCGTGTGATTAATAATTAGAGTTTGGTtatttaaaaagaataaataaattagaGTTTGGTTCCTAActttagtttttctttttttggtgAAATGTTCCTATCTGTAGTTTAAGTTGCTAGAATAGGATATGATGATAGCTCAAACATTTTATTTGGATTTCCCACATGTTCCTCCACTAGAGTTCATAGATAATTGTCTCTTGATCACCAATTAAATGGCTTGTGGTTCATTGTTAGAAACCGAAATTTATTTTGTGGGTGCTTTAGTTTAAAAGTTCATATTTCTTTACTCTAGAAAGTTATTCACACATGAAACTAAATTATAGTCTATTTTTTTTAAGTGCAAAAGAAGTTTGGAAGGAAAGACAGATGAAAGCtttgaaaaacaaagagaagaattgCGTGAAAAGAATTAAAGGATTTAGGCTGAGAGGATTTGATTTTACTTATAAAATCAAAATTCTATAATttatagaaattcaaaagttatatggaaagaagattttgaaggaTTTTGGAGAGTTTAGATAcgttttctaaatatattttatgttgttataatatcgtaaaaattaaaaatataaaaatgattaagacttttttttttattattctataCATTATTGTTAAAACATCaagtatttttctatatttttaataaaaaattgtttttataagTCATCCTTCTCCTCCCCTCTAAACTCTCAAACAAAGTCTAATAGTTAACTGATTTAGGTACCAAATTTAATTAAGGTTAAAGACTATTTTGCCTAAGaaattaaaattacaaatttaGTAGAAATTAAAGTAACAACTCAAGGGTCGATTTAGACTCATGACACTATTATTTTGTCTGGTGCCTCTTTTGAGAATCTTTAGTCTATGAGGCTATTCTCCGAGTGTTCGAGCTAGTCTCGAGCTTCACGTGAACTTTTGCAAAGAGCGGTCTTATAAGGGTAAACTCAGACCCTACTTTCTTAGAGCTTGCTTGTGAGTTTCTCCATTGTCAGCTAGAGTCTTTCTCATTTCTAGAAGGCTTCACTAGTGGAGACACAAATATGTGTCTTTGGGTAGGATAATGACCATCCTTAACTCTGTTCTCAATTTCATTCTTATATTATCCATGTCTTTCTTAAAGATGCTTCTCAAGGTTTGAAAGAAGATTGTGAGAATTCAAAGGATTTTCTCTGGGTGGAGTTAGATGAACTTCTAAGATTGCTTGGGTTAGGTGGTCTGATGTGTGTATGCCAAAAGAAGTTTAGAGGTCTTGGGGTCTGTGACCTTCGGGCTGTTTACCTTGCCTTCTCGGGTAAGTAGAGGTGGCGTTTGTCATTGGGTCCTTGAGGAATATGGAGAGAGATTTTAACTTCTAGATATGGAGTTACTCTGACCTTTTCTACCATGTGAGGGAGGACGAAGTGCCTTCAATCTTTGTCTCTTTGGTGGAGTAGGGTATCTTTCCTTAGAGCTAAAAGGGAAAATTGTGCATACTGGTTTTAGGATAACTTGGTTAAGAAAGTTGGTTCTGGCCTTCACACTTCGTTTTGGAGTGACCCTTGGGTTAGAAACATCCCCTCATGGTTAGGTTTCCAAGGCTGTTATATTTCTCTGATAAAAAGATCAATCTATAAGGGAGATAGGGAGGTGGGAAGGTCATTTGTGGATTTGGGACCTTAACTGGAGGAGGAACGTATTTTTGATCACGAGCATGTAGTGATATATGGTATCCTTTTGGTAATTAGCGACTTCATTCCTTCCACTTAGCCCGATAAGTGGTGATGGCATTTTTTGAAAGACAATGTCTATTCTGTGTCATCTACAAACTCTTTCCTTATAACCCGAGAGCTTCCTTTAGACCGTCAGGTATCCCCCGTGGAGTTAGTTATCTTGAATATCTAGAGAAGCTGGGaccattctaatttttttttctccTAGCGAAATTTGCAGGAATGGCTTTGAAAATTCAATGCTCCTGGTTCAAAAAGTCGAAGCAAATAATTTAGTGGATCTTGGCAGTGCTCTATTGGTTTGAAACTTAATGGATAAGAAATCTGCCCTATATGAGTTTCCAGATTCTTGATTCTCACACCTTGAGCTTGGATTTAATTTTTGGTTTCCTGCATGAAGGACTTCAAAATTGATTCCAACTGGTTATTCCCATAAGTCAGAACAACATAATTTGGTGCAAAAAAACTAGGTCGGATCAATGGTGCTTCTGGCTTCAATTGCTTTTGGTTGTTGGTCCAAGAGAAATGAGAATAATTATGCCAACCTGGGTTGTAAATGTTGTTGTATAGGTTGTTATATTTTTTAATGCCCACATAGATGGCAGAAACTGGATTTGCCGAGCATTCCTTAAACATGCGGGCCCTCTACAATAAACACATACAGCTTGAGATGTATCAGTCACAACCTTAATAGGTTCTACAGCTAGCACATCAGAAGACGTCAACAtatttttcatcatttggtggATTTCAGCCATTTAAGCAACAAGAGTTGGAGTCTTAGTGAATTCATGAACACCAACTGGATTCTTTAGAACTGTTGTTGTAGATGCTCCAGTGACTGGCCATTGGTTAGTGTTGGAAGTAATGTTTTCTATCAGATTATACCCTTCTTCATTTAAATTGGACAATAATACATTGTAGAAAGTTTCAAGCTAAATGCAGATAGGTATCTCTTGGCATGGCCATTGCCTAAACAATTCTCTAAATATTTCCCAAGCATCAAATAAAGATTCATCTTCTCCTTGGCCAAATGATGTAATCACATTCCTTGTCTTAGCATTCTTGATAGGAAGAAAATACTTCGCTATAAATTTCTCATCCAAATCATTCTAGGTGGCTATGGAATTTAGTTCGAAGGAATTGAGCCAACTTTTAACTCTATCCCTTAACAAGTATGGAAACAATCTTAACCTAAAAGCATCATCTATGACTTTATGGATTTTGAAGTTGCTTGTAACTTCCAAAAATTGCCTAAATTGGAGATGAGGGTCATCAGTAGTGACACCTGAGTATTGGCCAATGGCTTGCAGCATTTGAAGCATCATTGGCTCAAATTTAAACTAAGCTATAGTGATATTGGGTCTGATGATTCTAGTGCTCACAACATTTGGAACAAAGAAAACATAGTCTCTGATATTTTTGGACTTGTCATTGGCTATGCCGATGATGTCATTTTCAACCATGACGTTTTCTTGTTGATTCACTTTAATGTCCTCTTCAAGATCTTCAAATGCAAGAGTAGGGACAGGGGTTCCTTATTGTGATTTGAAATCTAGTATCGCCTCCAAAGTCTAAGTGTTCTCTTTGGTTCAAGGTTTCCTTTGTAAACTAAGATTACCAACCTACACATGCAGCAATTACATACCTATCGTAACACCAGAAAATTGAAAACGTTAAAAGCTTAAATGTACTtttcataaattttaataaaaataaaagttttaatGACACAGTCCTAAATAACGGCACCAAAAATGTATTTCTTGAAATTCCATTTTGTGTAAGTATACACAATCAAAGTGCAACAAGTTATAAAAGTAAGAGTATCGTCCCACAAATTGTATTAACTTAAGTTGATTTCTAATTCAAAAGTTATGAATGACTATGAGCAAAGATTAATAATGAATGAAGTTGTCATAGGTACAAATTCAAAAATGATGAGTTATGGTTGGAAGCTTTAACAAATATGAGAACATGCTTAGTTAAGTATTATTCAATGAAATTCACCTATAGTGTTTTTGTATTGAATCATAAGACAAAATAAGTTACTAACATAACATCACATTACacaataaaactaatttttattaaatatcacataACTTAACATAAAAGAAGTTAGTTCATGGTGAGCAGAAGAAATACACTAATACAAGCTTTCAAGTAAACATAAGGAAAATAAAGTTTAAACGTAAAAGTGACACTCCTAATCCCTGCAGTCTTC contains:
- the LOC131603201 gene encoding uncharacterized protein LOC131603201, whose amino-acid sequence is MVGSSSRGSSVDSVSHQVLPRCGCDRPMKMWVSNTVQNRNRKFWKCRNAGTGNSCELFLWDDENGDSMKDNTVIHPCCKKCEVLQIQLESVTKKVVKLKIKLEAQKRKTLQLQIAIFMCCLIVGLLYNFM